The following are encoded in a window of Ricinus communis isolate WT05 ecotype wild-type chromosome 4, ASM1957865v1, whole genome shotgun sequence genomic DNA:
- the LOC112535776 gene encoding uncharacterized protein LOC112535776, producing MDIQSQIQFEKENNVSYKYIYSFNLEELRILSLVELKMTISATPSIKDECLTVRGKVVLRDVPPSVVVSPASDESAFHGAAAASPNSYHVFNLGILEAQDDMPLQVKNLVVDTKFWKFRTRCACRNTNASYRSKGRVYSGWCIHDSTTENTFYILLLPHLDGSFGNS from the exons ATGGACATTCAGTCACAAATTCAAttcgaaaaagaaaacaatgtcTCATACAAG TATATTTATAGCTTCAATCTGGAAGAACTGAGAATCCTTAGTTTAGTAGAATTGAAGATGACAATTAGCGCCACTCCATCCATTAAAGATGAGTGCCTCACCGTGCGAGGCAAGGTTGTTTTGAGAGATGTTCCTCCAAGTGTAGTAGTCTCACCAGCAAGTGATGAGTCTGCTTTTCATGGAGCCGCTGCTGCAAGTCCTAACTCTTACCATGTTTTTAATCTAGGGATTCTCGA GGCACAGGATGACATGCCTCTTCAGGTTAAGAATTTGGTGGTTGATACCAAGTTTTGGAAATTCAGGACGCGATGTGCCTGCAGAAATACAAATGCTTCTTACAGAAGTAAGGGGAGAGTATACTCTGGATGGTGTATTCATGATTCAACAACTGAAAACACCTTTTACATCCTGTTGCTGCCTCACCTGGATGGATCGTTTGGTAACAGTTAG
- the LOC8278252 gene encoding 28 kDa ribonucleoprotein, chloroplastic, which produces MTTFKPLSMADSCLLSLPSIFTSKPPYLSLSVPSRPPIKLHITQSYSSLKSKTHFSSLVPLVAQTSDWAQQEENDATVTLAESEQEQEWEGQESETETEARVSDWDSEGESAAVDGQGEEEEEVFEGSEPEEAFEEPPEDAKIFVGNLPYDVDSQKLAMLFEQAGTVEIAEVIYNRETDTSRGFGFVSMSTVEEAEKAVEMFHRHDLDGRLLTVNKAAPRGSRPERPPRVFEPGYRIYVGNLPWDVDNARLEQIFSEHGKVVDARVVYDRDTGRSRGFGFVTMSTETELNDAIAALDGRSLDGRAIRVNVAEQRPRRNF; this is translated from the exons ATGACTACCTTCAAGCCTTTATCAATGGCAGACTCATGTCTTTTATCTCTTCCTTCAATCTTTACATCGAAACCACCTTATCTATCTCTATCTGTTCCATCTAGACCACCCATTAAGCTTCACATAACCCAATCTTATTCTTCTCTCAAATCCAAAACCCATTTCTCTTCTCTTGTTCCTTTAGTAGCCCAGACTTCAGATTGGGCTCAACAAGAGGAAAATGATGCTACCGTCACTCTAGCAGAATCTGAGCAAGAACAAGAATGGGAGGGTCAAGAAAGTGAAACTGAAACTGAAGCTAGAGTTTCTGATTGGGATTCTGAAGGAGAAAGTGCTGCAGTTGATGGtcaaggagaagaagaagaagaggttTTTGAGGGGTCTGAACCTGAGGAGGCTTTCGAGGAACCACCGGAGGATGCTAAGATTTTTGTCGGTAATTTGCCTTATGATGTTGATAGTCAAAAATTGGCTATGTTGTTTGAGCAGGCTGGTACTGTTGAAATTGCAGAG GTTATTTACAACAGGGAAACTGATACTAGTCGTGGATTTgggtttgtgagtatgagtacTGTTGAGGAAGCAGAGAAGGCTGTGGAGATGTTTCATCGTCAT GATTTAGATGGAAGGCTGTTGACTGTAAACAAGGCCGCCCCTAGAGGATCAAGGCCGGAACGTCCCCCTCGTGTGTTTGAACCAGGGTACAGAATCTATGTGGGTAACCTGCCTTGGGATGTAGATAATGCTCGTCTGGAGCAAATTTTTAGCGAACATGGTAAGGTGGTGGATGCTCGTGTAGTTTATGACAGGGATACTGGCCGTTCACGCGGTTTTGGCTTTGTAACTATGTCCACTGAGACTGAGTTGAACGATGCCATTGCTGCTCTAGATGGACGG TCTCTTGATGGGAGGGCAATTAGG